The genomic interval TGGTCCCTCTCTATACAGTAGCCTTACTTTATACTATTTTGCATATTGTACAATTTAATGTCGTTGTGTTGCTTTCCAGCAGCAGCTATGATAGCTGAAGCATCACATTACAAAAGGCCAGCAGCACACATGTATCGTCTGAAAGAACGACTACCTAAAGGTAAGACAAAACACTTCAGATGAAGAAAAATGACAACTATTTTTATAATGTGAAGTAAAATGaggtaaaaatacaaaacatacattttctaTTTCTTTGATCATCCTTCTAGATGGCAGATTTCCAAACCAACAACTTGTTTGGGATGAAGAACATTCACTGCTGAATGCTGTTCGCAGTACAGGGGACACATTGATTATTCAACATCCTGGACTCTACTTTATCTATTCCCACATCACGTTCTCCAGAAAATCTATCAGTTCATCGAAGCAGGGTATATGGAAGAAAAAACCCACGGAAAAAGACGAGGAGATACTTAAATCTTATTGCAGCTTGAATCCAAGCAATGAAGATTTATGTACTGCCTCTCTGTCAGGAGTGTTTCGTCTTGAGGAAGGACAACAGCTCTatgttaaagtaacaaacaCATCTCTGCTGAACAAGAGCTCATGCAGTTTTGGATTATTTAAAATACAGGAATGAACTTTTTTGAATGACTGAACGGTCAAAGGGAGAACTGACAAAATGAGATCATCAGGTGACTGACTGGATCACAGAGACACTATCATGGCGGATATTGAacatgacatgaaaaagacattaaaCTGAAGACATTGCATGCATCACTCTCTTATTATTTATATGTCATCATCACAATCTAGGCGAGGAATTCTCTATGGAAATGGAAATATTTTAGGAATTATCCAGAATTTCATGGCTCAATTATATcattagttttaaaatacaacctGATAAGAATACTATGAATGTCTTCATCCTATAAATGCTAGTGTTTGTACTAAAttatttattgcttttataagattccttttttactgtttgctattttttgaaataataataaagtattatCCATATTTATTCAGCGATACTGACAAAATTatacttgattttttttaagttgatacaTAGTGCAACTAATTGAACTAAACTGAACGCCTGATCCAACAAAGCAAAAACTATATACATTGTACTTAAATTGATAGTGATAACACATATACTTAAGTCCTGCTATATAAACTATACTTGTCAAAATAGGACcaatatgtacactgtaaaaaatactttgctgccttaaattttttttgttaaatcaactcaaatGTATAAGTCAtatcaacagagatgagttgtcacaacttataaaatatagttgagaaaagtcaacttaattttataaattatatcAACTCACCTGTATTTATAACAActtatctctagtcaagataaataatagtaagttgaaatgacttgtaaatctgagttgattcaacaaaacaattttaaggcagcaaagtatttttacagtatacctCTGAGGTtgctttaggtgcaaagctatactttttttaaagtgacagCTGGGATACATATTTTGGCcactttttctgacagtgtacactcttagaaaggatgtgttaattttttgtgttatgctatttCACACATTATgtcttattttaacacattatgtgttgattttgtgttcaaataaataaacaacaaaaaatgtgttaaaacaacacaaaatgtgttgttcccatagataacacagagatgtgtctaGTTGAAGAAAACACATGTTGTCTTTAAttagacacaaaatgtgttgttttaacacaactgtGTTTAAGGCCATTTAAGAgatgaaaatgtgaaaaatctcattaattttttttttataaaacaggtGCAGATTTAATTATAATACATGTTAAttataaacatattatttaattgaattgaaataaATTCTAATAGTGtcaccaaaaaataaaatcccTATTTAAACGTGTTTTTAAATCTTACTACCACACAATTCCCACAATCTCCTGTTAGGCTTTCTGATACCTTTACCCCCACTGTCTCCACCGGTCCAGTTACGCCTAATACATAACATTGCTACGTATGTGTAAAGGTTTAAAAAAGTCCTAACCACACGGTTTAGAAAAAAACGTGAATGCATGTGGAATGAGTGTGTAGGACGGGCTTAAAGAGAAAGTAGTCCAAGCCTACAAGTTCTGTTTTTACCTTACGTTTAATACCGTACGTTATCATGAACCAACTTCTGCAGTGCCTCGATCCTCCTCCATGGAAACACTGAGTTTGAAGTGACAAATTCGTGTTCATTTCAGAGCCCCGCTAGTGCCTCTGCTTACAGGAAGTTTACAGCTTGCTACGCTCACTCCACACCTGCCATCCGTTTGTCTGTCCTTCCTCGACTACCACAAAGTTGATGTCATTAACACATTGCGACCTCCAAGTTTCATGGAATTTCCTTATTTTAACTCCGATCCAGGATGAGTAACACAAACTGTATTGGAAATGATCTTCTTCACGCTCCAAAAAAAAAGCGTTGGGTCAAGAAGGGACAAATACAGCTGCAGGGTTAAATTAtccttaaaaatgtttatatttgacccaacaatggaaCACAGAAACACGTTGGGttgcatattttaaaagtattttggCACAAATACAAGTAAGCAAACAGTATCTTAtcatgttattttattattataacaatTCCTTATTGAAATGAGggcaaaataaaaacacaagcaTTAGAAAAACAAATGATATATAAGCATTCATATTGCATAGATCAGCTCTGCTTGCCGACACTTTAAAAGAGCAACCAGACATGAATGTTCTTGACCCATCGTTTTTGATCTCCTGAAAGTGCTACAGATATCAGGTATTCAGTTCTTTTCCTGACACATTCATGACATTTGAACACAGTGGATTTTGTTGAGATCAGCAGTCACGTCGAGCGAACTGCACGTTTCCATGTGGCACTAGCATTGTGCATATTCATCACACAAGCCACTGATCATTTCAACCATCGCATCCCACATAACACACGCAAATACACAGACCATCAGGAAGAACACATGGTTATATTCACACTATAAGGCAGATTTTAAAACGCAGGAGTTTCcaaaataacaataacaatacaATCTATTGGAGTTAACACTTTGAAACAATATTTAAGGCTAATACATGGCATGCAAGGTTAATTGTTGTAAAACAATTCGAAAAACcaatagacacacacacatacacaaacagatTTAAACACAGTAACAGCATTATATCGTGCACTTTAGCGCACACCTTATTGCCTAATTCGATTATACAGTATAACCAACTCCTTCCAAGAGAGGAACCGGCTATGAACACACAGTAAGTATAACAACAGTCATCTATTGCATCGAATCGCTGCTTTTTCACCAGCAATGCTCCAAAATTAAGCACTGGTGGTGGGTTTGAAAAGGAAATAATCCCCACCAAACTCTTCTCATATGGCTCTTTAAATGCACTGCTTATGTTCCTCCAATTCACAGCGATAAAACGCATTAGTCACATACATGTTACACTGCAGTGTACAAAatatctgtagaaattacagtattactggaaGCTGTttgacagtaacttactgtagatttaaatttattttatttatgtttgttcaaagttaaatgaacattaaactcaTGCAaagtagagcccgaccgatatatcggccgatattaggcattttccaaactatcggtatcggcattcataatggccgataaataaatataaaaaaaaaaactgacgaAACAGCCTTCATTAGATTTCCTCATTGTTGGTGTTTTTGACAGAGCGCTCTGAACCAGTAGCTGCTGGTGGGGTCCAGATTTAGGTGTCTAGCAGCTGCCTGAGTCAAGTGATCAGCAATTTATATTTtgctgttgttatttattagaaCTTAACAGAATTTGTCTCCAGTCCTTTTCAAAGTTatatataagtatatatataAGTCTTTTAAAACTGGTAACTTTGATTTGGTTGTTGtcgtttttgtgtttttgttcaaAGGCCTTAACGTTTCATATCTtaagtttgtatttttatacattttatttatcagaactttaatatattttgatgttCCTCTGATCTGTtgtgacaataaaagaaacaagtttctttttgaaatgcattatcatattattttagttaaaattCATAAATAACTAATGGtagggaaatctgttaatgttttattgcgcgtttctgaaaaaaaccccggccgatatatcggaatatcgtattttaaaacaaacaaacatttgtatcagTATCGtccttcaaaatcctttatcggtcgggctctaatgcAAAGCCTTCATACTTTGCACGAGGgtgtttttattctgtaaagacaaagacttgttaatgtttaatgttcatttaactttgaacaaattgttgcctggaaataacatacatttaaatctacagtaagttactgggaaACAGCTGCATGACTACAGCATATGTATTACAGTGTCGTAATGAATAGATGAAGGGGTTCAGCACCTACTAACATGATGTTATTTGTGTAATCACCCTTGTAATTACTCATTTACTGAACATGACTGTTATGAATTGTGGCAAGAATTCAAGAACAAAGCAAGACATGCCACACATGACTGTGCCACAGTGAAAATGAGTACATACTTAGATCACACTACACCTCCGGTGGCTACTGTTTGCTTATAAAATCTAAAAATGGGATTTGACTGCATTTATATTTACTATGAGCCTATTATGTATAGGGAGGAATAAATATCAGTGCCTATAGTTGTGTTTTCAACAGAGATGTCCTTTAAGAACCAAATCTGcaataaatttctttttttggtTCAAGATACGTATGAAATACCTCGGTAAAAAGAGGCTGACATTTCTtaaactctcagaaaaaaggtacaaaagttgtcactgggtccgaatatgtaccatttttgaacagatatgtacctttgaggtaccagcaTGCACCTCTAAGGTACTGATGTGTAACTTTGAGaaaccaatatgcaccttttaggcacaaaaaacaacttttgtaccttcttgtacctttttctgagtgtagtttttttacttaaaaatgttctATGGTTGTCATAGTATCTAtgatatatacatatttatactgtatgcaaGTATATATGATATACAGACATTATATGATGTATCGTATTAGTATAGTATTATAAACTTGACAACTATATCCCTGATAGCTTTAGACTAGTATGAGAATGATTATCAAAGCACGATTATGTAATATAATGGCTGTTTTAGAAATACTGTACAAGCAATGCTGATGCGAGGGATCGTTTGCGTAgcacactttttaaaaacattcaatCTAAACCTACAGTCCAATGGTGGATTACAAGCATGTAgatgaaaaaaactgtaaaatttaaACTAGGCCATCTTTATATCTCAAAATGTAAAAGATCCTCGAGAATCAGAACGATTTCACATTATAAAAGCAGAAATGGGAAAGATGTATTTGTGTAATACTTGTCATCACTGGAGCTTTGCAGTGCACCTAGACCCACAAACATTTGCAATGACCATGAAGTCCAACACCTCCATCACTTCTATGTGATCCACAGAATAATCTCATTTGTACAATAGCGGCATGAGTTGATATGCTGTTTATGAGCAAAACATCACTGACTTTTCCGATTTAGTAGATGACATAGATTAAATCCATGACTGAAATCAGTAACAGTCATAAAATGAGGCAGATATTTGTTCATTTGCTCCACGATGACCTATTTTCTTTTGTGCAGACGGTGCATGAGTTGAATGACGGCCGGTTAACCggaagagaaataaaaaaaagagcagtttAGGAGAGAAATCCATCAGTTTCCTGAGGTGTTCCAAGCTTTTTTCCGGAATGCTGCATCTTCTCTTGTACCGAGCACATCACAGGAGCGTAAGGAAACAGCACAGTGATAATTTTCCGCAGAGGGGAAAAATGAAATTCTGCGGCACAAATAAGGGTTCACAGGGTTGCAATTCGCATCTCTGTCCTAAAAATTTTTGCGCAATTGCAGAAAATCCCAGATTTGGTGATTTTCCAAAAATGACGTTCAGTGTAGACCGCTTTGAAAAACACGATACaggacacacagacagacacaaaaaacacataaaTGGCAAAAACCACCGAATGTCCACAGTGTTTTTAGTGGGCTGCTGCTTCTTCCCAGGAAGAGTCATTCTTCAGCTTAAGCAACTTCCTGACCACCCGTTCCAACTCTTTACGGGACTTCTGTTCTTCTTCCAGACTTTGCTTTATCCATTTACTCTCCTAAATTTACAAGCGCACACCATCAGAAGAGTACCTTACCATAATGCCTATTATAGTCCAGGTAATCATAAAGATATAAATATCCAACTGTACCTTTTTTAATTCATGGACTTCATCTTTTAGAGCATAAACTGCATCAACAAGACTTctgcaaaaacaaaaacataaaaaaaaggCTTTTTGGCTGTATTCAAAATAATATCTTTGCACAAATGCTACTCATACATTGAAAACTAAATAGATGCTAGATCTTCTGAAGTTGATATTACATCTTTATCctcctaatgctgcgtttacaccagccgcggtagaggcggctaTTCGCgcgtgggtgattctcacgaaaccattgaaacaccacggcactaatgattttagctttaaaatgtgtaatatagtaacattaaaaagcatcagaattaacacaatactgtgttctaccttgcacaatgtgtgatttcaacataagaatttataattgtaaattttatctcattttctgctgaaattctcattaccgcaatgtgtccggctgtgtttgaacatgcgttatgttgtaatttaatcaaatgaacacaaaaatattaagaaaaaaaataaatggatgttttgctagactactttagatgacagaaaaaatatttactgaatattcatgtataataataatgaagaaaaattaggaaaattatgcgtccatgcctgatgttctcatcctccgcaacacattttgagaacagtttaagcacacatacagaattttaataaagtttgattttgagtgaccaagcacatggaccagttacttcaagatggctaccaggtaagatcatttttttacagttaatttgaaatattgtcttgtcagaatgcttacacgacattttgatgatcattaccgcaacagatgcttattaaatgttaatttaattaatagaagcataatactttgattttaaatgcatctgcagaatctccaaattatgttctttcaggtttgtcatgtcattttgaaaatatgtcagtgttgatgttttctgactgttgcggtaatgagattttttaggactaatttttttaattatgttacaaaaagtgttaaatgataagtaaaagtttttaaatgaatgttcccatttactccagactttgtttttcaatgtctggtcgaaaaaaaagtaaatttaagcaatttttacattttcatgcttgacatttttaaaaccaagttttcgtgagaatcacccacgtagttggacgcttgaacatttgagtttactagcttcattcgtgcgtgaaattctTGTCATTCGAGACATTTACGCGGAAATTCGGGTCATGGGAGAGACTTCTACGACTCTGCTGAGAATCCACTCGCTTCctttaatcacatcactactacagcaaggttctgattggttaacgcagcgcggAAATgcgccgaagttcagatttttcaactcgcgcgtttcccgcggcaatgctcaattcgcgcgcTACGTGCCGTGCCTACCACCttgcaggatgcctaatcgcatctttgcattgacttaacatgtaaatcacctgtgtttgccgcctctaccgcggctggtgtaaacgcagcattagacctggatgtccacatatgtggacatccaattttgttgttgtttgaaccacaatacttaattctgtgtaactggaacttgttgtacacaaacatggacaaatacaCTACTTCATGTTCTTAGAAAAAAtgtggttattatatttattgtttcTTCCTAACGCCAAAATAGCtggtagaaatctgaaaaaaagacaaaccaaagctcgggtcttaagAGGTTAGGAGTTGTTTCATGAAAACATACTTCTCTTCAATCACCGTCTGGCCATTGCTCTTCATCTCCTCAACAATAATCTTCTCTTCTTCTGGTAGCAAGACTTGGGGGACACTTTCTTTACGAACAGCTAAGAgcataaatataataattagaTTGTAGCTCTTCGTCCACCGTCTTGGATTCATATTGCTGGTTGCAGTGCATTCAAAGACTGCCAAGCTACCAATACATGCTTAAAATTTGTCAATCTGCACATGGTAACATTTCTATTAGgcttaccgtattttccggagtatacgtcaaaattaattcatatgaaCCAATAGAAACCATTA from Misgurnus anguillicaudatus chromosome 16, ASM2758022v2, whole genome shotgun sequence carries:
- the cd40lg gene encoding CD40 ligand isoform X1; amino-acid sequence: MINTFHTSYNPPPVPPRAGYSRPPLPSNTPLVKFLSVMLLLLMMLTFGGFLYLFQKLNVATSTSPQQAAAMIAEASHYKRPAAHMYRLKERLPKDGRFPNQQLVWDEEHSLLNAVRSTGDTLIIQHPGLYFIYSHITFSRKSISSSKQGIWKKKPTEKDEEILKSYCSLNPSNEDLCTASLSGVFRLEEGQQLYVKVTNTSLLNKSSCSFGLFKIQE
- the cd40lg gene encoding CD40 ligand isoform X2 gives rise to the protein MINTFHTSYNPPPVPPRAGYSRPPLPSNTPLVKFLSVMLLLLMMLTFGGFLYLFQKLNVATSTSPQQAAMIAEASHYKRPAAHMYRLKERLPKDGRFPNQQLVWDEEHSLLNAVRSTGDTLIIQHPGLYFIYSHITFSRKSISSSKQGIWKKKPTEKDEEILKSYCSLNPSNEDLCTASLSGVFRLEEGQQLYVKVTNTSLLNKSSCSFGLFKIQE